In one window of Miscanthus floridulus cultivar M001 chromosome 12, ASM1932011v1, whole genome shotgun sequence DNA:
- the LOC136497109 gene encoding protein LOW PSII ACCUMULATION 1, chloroplastic-like isoform X1: MVCTALRRQASTQACRPEMATTLPVPVPYALRLRAPLPISRRVPRKPALSCSRACRAGVRCSAANKPSPPPPTTPDSSEVSSMANIRSEVLSPFRSVRMFFYLAFMASGTLGGLIALARLLPALSVSDPARAAGAADTLKGLGIDVAAVSLFAFLYSRESKAKDAQVARLAREERLSRLRLRVGAGAGAGSSRPFTLSELRGTARLVIVAGPAEFVAESFRRSQPFLRELAERAVLAVPFATDGSTPELRLDGSGEDGVDDDEDVARRSKRLWQLTPVYITEWAQWLDDQKKLAGVPSDSPVYLSLRMDGRVRGSGVGYPPWQAFVAQLPPVKGMWSGLLDGMDGRVL, encoded by the exons ATGGTCTGCACTGCACTCCGCAGGCAGGCAAGCACGCAAGCCTGCCGTCCCGAGATGGCGACGACCCTTCCCGTCCCCGTCCCCTACGCCCTACGGTTACGCGCCCCTCTTCCCATCTCCCGGCGAGTTCCCCGCAAGCCAGCACTCTCCTGTAGCAGAGCATGCCGCGCCGGCGTCCGCTGCTCCGCCGCAAACaagccctcccctcctccccccACCACTCCGGACAGCAGCGAGGTAAG CTCCATGGCGAATATACGGAGTGAGGTGCTCTCCCCGTTCCGGTCGGTGCGGATGTTCTTCTACCTCGCGTTCATGGCCAGCGGCACGCTGGGGGGGCTCATCGCGCTCGCGCGGCTCCTCCCGGCGCTGTCCGTGTCCGACCCCgcgcgggcggcgggcgcggccgaCACGCTCAAGGGCCTGGGCATCGACGTCGCGGCCGTCTCGCTCTTCGCCTTCCTCTACTCGCGCGAGAGCAAGGCCAAGGACGCCCAGGTGGCCAGGCTCGCGCGGGAGGAGCGCctgtccaggctcaggctccgcgtcggcgccggcgccggcgcgggcaGCAGCAGGCCGTTCACGCTCAGCGAGCTGCGGGGCACCGCGCGGCTCGTCATCGTGGCGGGCCCCGCGGAGTTCGTCGCCGAGTCGTTCCGCAGGAGCCAGCCGTTCCTGAGGGAGCTCGCGGAGAGGGCCGTGCTGGCGGTGCCCTTCGCCACGGACGGCAGCACGCCCGAGCTGCGGCTCGACGGCAGCGGCGAGGACGgcgtcgacgacgacgaggacgttGCCAGGAGGAGCAAGAGGCTCTGGCAGCTCACGCCGGTGTACATAACTGAATGGGCGCA ATGGTTAGACGATCAAAAGAAGCTGGCCGGCGTGCCATCTGATTCCCCCGT GTACCTCTCCCTCCGGATGGACGGGCGCGTCCGCGGCAGCGGCGTGGGGTACCCGCCGTGGCAAGCGTTCGTGGCGCAGCTGCCGCCGGTGAAAGGGATGTGGTCGGGTCTTCTCGACGGGATGGACGGCAGGGTGCTCTAG
- the LOC136497109 gene encoding protein LOW PSII ACCUMULATION 1, chloroplastic-like isoform X2 translates to MANIRSEVLSPFRSVRMFFYLAFMASGTLGGLIALARLLPALSVSDPARAAGAADTLKGLGIDVAAVSLFAFLYSRESKAKDAQVARLAREERLSRLRLRVGAGAGAGSSRPFTLSELRGTARLVIVAGPAEFVAESFRRSQPFLRELAERAVLAVPFATDGSTPELRLDGSGEDGVDDDEDVARRSKRLWQLTPVYITEWAQWLDDQKKLAGVPSDSPVYLSLRMDGRVRGSGVGYPPWQAFVAQLPPVKGMWSGLLDGMDGRVL, encoded by the exons ATGGCGAATATACGGAGTGAGGTGCTCTCCCCGTTCCGGTCGGTGCGGATGTTCTTCTACCTCGCGTTCATGGCCAGCGGCACGCTGGGGGGGCTCATCGCGCTCGCGCGGCTCCTCCCGGCGCTGTCCGTGTCCGACCCCgcgcgggcggcgggcgcggccgaCACGCTCAAGGGCCTGGGCATCGACGTCGCGGCCGTCTCGCTCTTCGCCTTCCTCTACTCGCGCGAGAGCAAGGCCAAGGACGCCCAGGTGGCCAGGCTCGCGCGGGAGGAGCGCctgtccaggctcaggctccgcgtcggcgccggcgccggcgcgggcaGCAGCAGGCCGTTCACGCTCAGCGAGCTGCGGGGCACCGCGCGGCTCGTCATCGTGGCGGGCCCCGCGGAGTTCGTCGCCGAGTCGTTCCGCAGGAGCCAGCCGTTCCTGAGGGAGCTCGCGGAGAGGGCCGTGCTGGCGGTGCCCTTCGCCACGGACGGCAGCACGCCCGAGCTGCGGCTCGACGGCAGCGGCGAGGACGgcgtcgacgacgacgaggacgttGCCAGGAGGAGCAAGAGGCTCTGGCAGCTCACGCCGGTGTACATAACTGAATGGGCGCA ATGGTTAGACGATCAAAAGAAGCTGGCCGGCGTGCCATCTGATTCCCCCGT GTACCTCTCCCTCCGGATGGACGGGCGCGTCCGCGGCAGCGGCGTGGGGTACCCGCCGTGGCAAGCGTTCGTGGCGCAGCTGCCGCCGGTGAAAGGGATGTGGTCGGGTCTTCTCGACGGGATGGACGGCAGGGTGCTCTAG